The genome window ATCGCGGTCCTGCCGTTTGTCTCGTTGGTTCTGGCGGCGCTGGCGGCGGGCATGTTCGTGTCCAATTTGCCACTGTTCATGGACGGCAAACGATCCGATCACGTCGACGCATCTGAATCGGGCGGCACCGATCCTCCTCGCGTGTCGGTGTTGATCCCAGCCAGAAACGAAGAGAGCTCGATCGCGGCTTGTATCGAATCCGTGTTGCGATCCGTGCAGGTCGACCTGGAGGCCATTGTGCTGGACGACGGCTCCACGGATCAAACCGGAACGATCGTTCGCGAAATCGCACAGCGAGACTCGCGAGTAAAGTTGATCGAAGGCATCGAACTTCCCGAAGGCTGGAATGGCAAGCAACATGCCTGTTACCGACTGGCTCAGCATGCCGAATGCGAACACCTGTTGTTCTTGGACGCCGACGTGCGACTGGAACCGACCGCCCTGATCGATCTTTGCCGACGTTTCGCGGTTGAACACGATGGCGGCAAAATGGGTTTGCTCAGTGCCTTCCCTCGGCAGGAAACCGGCACACTGGCCGAGAAACTCTTGATCCCGATGATGCACTTCATCTTGCTTTCGTACCTGCCGTTCGCGCGGATGCGAGGCAGCACGCACCCGGCGTACGCGTCCGGATGTGGGCAACTGTTCTTCACAACCCAGGCCGCCTACCAGGCCGCGGGGACTCATGCTGCAATTCGATCGAGTCGCCATGATGGGCTGAAACTACCCAAGGCCTATCGAGAAAACGGGATGCTGACGGACTGCGTGGACGGGTCGCAGTGGGCGGTTTGCCGGATGTACACGTCGGCGGGGGAGGTGGTGCAGGGGCTGCTCAAGAACGCAGACGAAGGCATCGCGAATTCTCGGTTGTTGATTCCGTTCACGATTTTGTTGGGCGGAGCCAATCTGTTGCCGTGGATCACGTTGGTCATTGCCTTGGCAAAGCGGTCCAGCCTGATCGTTGAAGGCTTGCCGGTTTCGACGTCGGTGGTGATCGGGATCCTGGTCAGCACGATCGCGATTTTGGTGAGCTACGTGCCTCGAATGACCGGGGCGATCCGGCTGGGGCAGAGCGTCACGGGAGCGATCCTGCACCCGATTGCGATCGTCAGTTTCCTGCTGATCCAGTGGTGGGCATTCTGGAATCACCTCCGAGGCCGACAAGTCACCTGGCGCGGCCGCCTGGGCTGACGCACGCTGCTTCCCACCGAAGATGACCATGGGTTGAAAACCCAAGGCTTTCGGCTGCCGTCGCTCCGCGACTGGTTGTGCGTGTCGGGGTGAGCTAACAACCGCGGAGCGGTGACAGTTGTCAGCCTCGGGTTTTCAACCCGAGGTCTCGATACAACCTCCTGACTCGACAAGCCGCTCGGGACGCGCGAAAAACAAATGGTGGCTGGCGTCTCGGTTTCGCCCCGGATGGGGCCGTCGTACTTAGCTCGGGGCGGAAGCCCCGAGAGACCGATACCGGAAAACAAACGGTCGCCCCGGACGGGGCCGTCGTGGGATTTTGGGGAGTCCCTCGCTCACGCGTCGGGTTGTGATGGGTGGTCTTGGTGAGACATTGGATCGAGTCTTTTCAGATTGTTGGCGAGCGGGCGGATTGCCGCACCCCGTTTTCCTGCGTCTTTTTATCCGGTTGGCTCCCTGGAGCAAATGTGTTCCGATTTGGGGGTTCGCTTTGTTTTCAAGTGCAAGGATTCCTTCGTTGTTTAGGCCTCATTCACGTCTTTGGTTGCTGGCCGCTGCGTGCTGCCTTCCTGTCGCGGTTGGCTGCAATGACAGCGAGATGGAGTTTGAATCCAATCGTGTTCATGCGATGGCGCTCGAACGTTCACGGGATCTGCCTACCGAAGCGGCATTGGCGGATGTCGAATTGGTGCTGGCCGAACTGTTCGGAACCCCCGCAGAACCCGCCTGGCCGGCCGATCGACTGACCGCCGACCAACGTGCATTGGTTTCGCTGGAACGGCTTCAACAAGCCTCCGGGTCCGTCGAAAGCGACGCTGAGAACGTGCACCGCGGGCTGTA of Rhodopirellula islandica contains these proteins:
- a CDS encoding glycosyltransferase family 2 protein; this translates as MIAWMEWFLIAVLPFVSLVLAALAAGMFVSNLPLFMDGKRSDHVDASESGGTDPPRVSVLIPARNEESSIAACIESVLRSVQVDLEAIVLDDGSTDQTGTIVREIAQRDSRVKLIEGIELPEGWNGKQHACYRLAQHAECEHLLFLDADVRLEPTALIDLCRRFAVEHDGGKMGLLSAFPRQETGTLAEKLLIPMMHFILLSYLPFARMRGSTHPAYASGCGQLFFTTQAAYQAAGTHAAIRSSRHDGLKLPKAYRENGMLTDCVDGSQWAVCRMYTSAGEVVQGLLKNADEGIANSRLLIPFTILLGGANLLPWITLVIALAKRSSLIVEGLPVSTSVVIGILVSTIAILVSYVPRMTGAIRLGQSVTGAILHPIAIVSFLLIQWWAFWNHLRGRQVTWRGRLG